One window of Streptomyces sp. FIT100 genomic DNA carries:
- a CDS encoding WhiB family transcriptional regulator produces MPINTTTVSATPDEEFSWQENALCAQVGPEFFFPAPGSSTREAKQLCRACEGRVACLEYALANDERFGVWGGMSEKERGRLRRGAHQRRG; encoded by the coding sequence ATGCCGATCAACACGACCACGGTGTCCGCCACGCCCGACGAAGAGTTCTCCTGGCAGGAGAACGCCCTCTGCGCGCAGGTCGGCCCTGAGTTCTTCTTCCCCGCTCCCGGCTCCTCGACCCGCGAGGCCAAGCAGTTGTGCCGCGCGTGCGAGGGGCGGGTGGCATGCCTGGAGTACGCGCTGGCGAACGACGAGCGGTTCGGGGTGTGGGGCGGGATGTCGGAGAAGGAACGCGGCAGGCTACGGCGCGGCGCGCACCAGCGGCGCGGATGA
- a CDS encoding chitosanase: MTRVLLVAVPAAAAVSFVIGAVGDPDVPLADRPYPAAQRPSGAPNPLESGSAAEQKALEARIAKLPPGLAAPGKKEIAARLVASADHSTLDWRSRYGAITDLGDGNGYTAGIIGFCSGTNDMLQLVEAYTAAHPDNGLARYLPALREVDGTDAHEGLDPGFTDAWAREAQDPAFRKAQDETRDRLYFDPAVRLAKMDGLGTLGQFVYYDAMVLHGPGLEADGFYGIRQAAMKKARTAAEGGDETAYLNAFLDEGRAAIRARLTTAQRDTSRIDTAQRVFLRDGNMELSAPLEWRMYGETFRIPAG; encoded by the coding sequence GTGACCCGTGTCCTCCTCGTCGCCGTCCCGGCCGCCGCAGCCGTGTCCTTCGTCATCGGCGCGGTCGGCGATCCGGACGTTCCGCTCGCCGACCGGCCGTACCCGGCGGCCCAGCGGCCGAGCGGCGCGCCGAACCCGCTGGAGTCGGGCTCGGCGGCCGAGCAGAAGGCGCTGGAGGCCCGGATAGCGAAGCTGCCGCCGGGCCTCGCGGCGCCCGGCAAGAAGGAGATCGCGGCGCGGCTCGTGGCCAGCGCGGACCATTCGACGCTCGACTGGCGCAGCCGCTACGGCGCCATCACCGACCTCGGCGACGGCAACGGGTACACCGCGGGGATCATCGGCTTCTGCTCCGGCACGAACGACATGCTGCAACTCGTCGAGGCGTACACCGCCGCGCACCCGGACAACGGCCTCGCCCGCTACCTCCCCGCCCTCCGCGAGGTCGACGGCACCGACGCGCACGAGGGCCTCGATCCCGGCTTCACCGACGCCTGGGCACGCGAGGCGCAGGACCCGGCCTTCCGCAAGGCTCAGGACGAGACCCGCGACCGCCTCTACTTCGACCCGGCCGTCCGGCTCGCGAAGATGGACGGCCTCGGCACGCTGGGCCAGTTCGTCTACTACGACGCGATGGTGCTGCACGGCCCCGGTCTGGAGGCGGACGGCTTCTACGGCATCCGGCAGGCGGCGATGAAGAAGGCGCGCACCGCCGCGGAGGGCGGCGACGAGACGGCGTACCTCAACGCCTTCCTGGACGAGGGCAGGGCCGCGATCAGGGCCAGGCTCACCACCGCGCAGCGCGACACGTCCCGTATCGACACCGCGCAGCGGGTGTTCCTGCGCGACGGCAACATGGAGCTGTCGGCTCCGCTGGAGTGGCGGATGTACGGGGAGACGTTCCGCATCCCGGCAGGCTGA
- a CDS encoding acyl-ACP desaturase, translated as MTITSPHLGSSEAWTDARLLYALEEVVEKELNRHLKVVKDWMPHEYVPWTDGRNFPGFFEDGEPWEPGQSKVTDIGKIALVVNLLTEDNLPSYHHEIATLFGRDGAWGTWVHRWTAEEGRHGIVMRDYLLASRAVDPDKLEQFRMSHMSEGFESDNRHSMLHSVAYVAFQELATRISHRNTGHQSGDPVCDRMLSRIATDENLHMVFYRNLLGAAFELAPDLTMQAVRDVVVNFRMPGHGMPGFERAAAQMAIGEIYNMRIHHDDVLQPVLRFLKVMDIDGLGPEGAKAQEELGLYMGGLDSEASKFDEKLAARKARMAARAAG; from the coding sequence GTGACGATCACCTCTCCCCACCTCGGCAGTTCGGAAGCGTGGACCGACGCCCGGCTGCTGTACGCGCTGGAAGAGGTGGTGGAGAAGGAGCTCAACCGGCACCTCAAGGTCGTCAAGGACTGGATGCCGCACGAGTACGTGCCGTGGACCGACGGGCGGAACTTCCCGGGCTTCTTCGAGGACGGCGAGCCCTGGGAGCCCGGCCAGTCCAAGGTCACCGACATCGGCAAGATCGCCCTCGTCGTGAACCTGCTCACCGAGGACAACCTGCCGAGCTACCACCACGAGATCGCCACGCTCTTCGGCCGCGACGGCGCCTGGGGCACGTGGGTGCACCGCTGGACGGCGGAGGAGGGCCGGCACGGCATCGTCATGCGCGACTACCTCCTCGCCTCGCGCGCGGTCGACCCGGACAAGCTGGAGCAGTTCCGGATGTCGCACATGTCGGAGGGGTTCGAGTCCGACAACCGCCACTCGATGCTGCACTCCGTGGCGTACGTCGCCTTCCAGGAGCTGGCGACGCGCATCTCGCACCGCAACACCGGCCACCAGTCGGGCGACCCGGTCTGCGACCGGATGCTGTCGCGGATCGCCACGGACGAGAACCTGCACATGGTCTTCTACCGGAACCTGCTGGGCGCGGCGTTCGAGCTCGCCCCTGATCTGACGATGCAGGCCGTGCGCGACGTCGTGGTCAACTTCCGTATGCCGGGGCACGGCATGCCGGGCTTCGAGCGTGCGGCCGCGCAGATGGCGATCGGCGAGATCTACAACATGCGCATCCACCACGACGACGTGCTCCAGCCGGTGCTGCGCTTCCTGAAGGTCATGGACATCGACGGGCTCGGCCCCGAGGGCGCCAAGGCGCAGGAGGAACTGGGCCTGTACATGGGCGGGCTGGACTCCGAAGCCAGCAAGTTCGACGAGAAGCTCGCGGCCCGCAAGGCCAGGATGGCGGCCCGCGCGGCCGGCTGA
- the ddaH gene encoding dimethylargininase — protein MPSRKALVRRPSPRLAEGLVTHVERRPVDAAAALAQWEAYVAALREHGWETVETTPADDCPDGVFVEDTVVMFRNVALISRPGAESRRPETTAVEETLARLGCSVNWVWPPGTLEGGDVLKIGDTVYVGRGGRTNAAGVQQLRAAFEPLGARVVPVPVSKVLHLKSAVTALPDGTVIGYGPLVERPSLFPRFLPVPEEPGAHVVLLGGGKLLMAASAPKTAELFADLGYDPVQVDISEFEKLEGCVTCLSVRLRDLQA, from the coding sequence GTGCCGAGCAGAAAAGCCCTCGTCCGCCGCCCGAGCCCACGTCTGGCCGAGGGCCTGGTCACCCATGTCGAGCGCCGCCCCGTCGATGCGGCGGCGGCGCTCGCGCAGTGGGAGGCGTACGTGGCGGCCCTGCGCGAGCACGGCTGGGAGACCGTGGAGACCACGCCGGCCGACGACTGCCCGGACGGCGTCTTCGTCGAGGACACGGTCGTGATGTTCCGGAACGTGGCGCTGATCAGCCGGCCCGGGGCGGAGTCCCGCAGGCCGGAGACGACGGCCGTCGAGGAGACGCTGGCCCGGCTCGGCTGCTCCGTCAACTGGGTGTGGCCGCCGGGCACCCTCGAAGGCGGCGATGTGCTCAAGATCGGCGACACGGTGTACGTGGGCCGGGGCGGGCGGACCAACGCCGCGGGCGTCCAGCAGCTCAGGGCGGCCTTCGAGCCGCTCGGGGCGCGTGTCGTCCCCGTACCCGTGTCGAAGGTGCTCCATCTGAAGTCCGCGGTGACGGCGCTGCCGGACGGGACGGTGATCGGGTACGGACCGCTGGTGGAGCGGCCCTCGCTCTTCCCTCGGTTCCTGCCGGTGCCGGAGGAGCCGGGTGCGCACGTGGTGCTGCTCGGCGGCGGGAAACTGCTGATGGCGGCGAGCGCGCCGAAGACGGCGGAGCTGTTCGCGGACCTGGGCTATGACCCGGTTCAGGTGGACATCAGTGAGTTCGAGAAGCTCGAAGGCTGCGTGACATGTCTCTCGGTGCGCCTGCGGGACCTGCAGGCATAG
- a CDS encoding ABC-F family ATP-binding cassette domain-containing protein produces MSTFPTSITCTSLSFSWPDGTPVLDGFQLAVGSGRTGLIGLNGAGKSTLLRLIAGELTPGDGTVRVAGEVGYLPQNLVLDTGLRVDEALGVAATRAALHAIEAGDVREEHFAAVGDDWDVEERTRATLDQLGLGHIGLDRTVGEMSGGECVLLRLAALLLARPDVLLLDEPTNNLDLYARERLYDAVAAWSGVMVVVSHDRELLERVDQIADLRDGEVTWYGGTYSDYEQALAVEQDAAERMVRVAEADVQRQKRELADAQVKLARRKRYGQKMFESKREPKIVMGARKREAQVSAGKQRTMHTERLAEAKERLGAAVDAVRDDDEIRVELPYTKVHPGRGVLRLSAVELAYGARITGEFELRGPERIALVGRNGAGKTTLLRTVAGELAPVAGEVDAQVPLRFLPQRLDVLDDELSVVENVARFAPAATDNAIRARLARFLFRGARADRPAGTLSGGERFRAALAALLLAEPAPQLLMLDEPTNNLDMASVRSLTTALEAYEGALIVASHDVRFLESVGITRWLLLDGELRPTTPEEVGAQAAE; encoded by the coding sequence GTGTCTACTTTTCCCACCTCCATCACCTGCACCTCGCTCTCCTTCTCCTGGCCCGACGGCACCCCCGTCCTCGACGGCTTCCAGCTCGCCGTCGGCTCCGGCAGGACCGGCCTCATCGGCCTGAACGGCGCCGGGAAGTCGACGCTGCTCCGGCTGATCGCGGGCGAGCTCACCCCCGGCGACGGCACCGTGCGGGTCGCGGGCGAGGTCGGGTATCTGCCGCAGAACCTGGTCCTCGACACCGGCCTGCGCGTCGACGAGGCGCTCGGTGTCGCCGCGACCCGGGCCGCGCTGCACGCCATCGAGGCGGGTGACGTCCGCGAGGAGCACTTCGCGGCGGTCGGTGACGACTGGGACGTGGAGGAGCGCACCCGCGCCACGCTCGACCAGCTCGGGCTCGGCCACATCGGCCTCGACCGGACCGTGGGCGAGATGTCGGGCGGCGAGTGCGTGCTGCTGCGGCTGGCCGCGCTGCTGCTGGCCCGTCCGGACGTGCTGCTGCTCGACGAGCCGACCAACAACCTCGATCTGTACGCGCGCGAGCGGCTGTACGACGCCGTCGCGGCCTGGTCCGGGGTGATGGTCGTGGTCAGCCACGACCGCGAACTGCTGGAGCGGGTCGACCAGATCGCGGATCTGCGCGACGGCGAGGTGACCTGGTACGGCGGCACGTACTCCGACTACGAGCAGGCGCTGGCCGTGGAGCAGGACGCCGCCGAGCGCATGGTGCGCGTCGCGGAGGCCGATGTGCAGCGGCAGAAGCGCGAACTGGCCGACGCCCAGGTCAAACTGGCCCGTCGCAAGCGCTACGGCCAGAAGATGTTCGAGAGCAAGCGCGAGCCGAAGATCGTGATGGGTGCCCGCAAGCGGGAGGCCCAGGTCTCGGCCGGCAAGCAGCGCACCATGCACACCGAGCGGCTGGCCGAGGCGAAGGAGCGGCTCGGCGCGGCGGTCGACGCGGTGCGCGACGACGACGAGATCCGCGTCGAGCTGCCGTACACGAAGGTGCATCCGGGCCGCGGTGTGCTGCGGCTGTCCGCCGTGGAGCTGGCGTACGGGGCGCGGATCACGGGCGAGTTCGAGCTCCGCGGACCGGAGCGGATCGCGCTCGTCGGGCGGAACGGCGCGGGCAAGACGACGCTGCTTCGTACGGTCGCCGGGGAGCTGGCGCCGGTCGCGGGCGAGGTGGACGCCCAGGTTCCGTTGCGCTTCCTGCCGCAGCGGCTCGACGTCCTCGACGACGAGCTGAGCGTGGTCGAGAACGTGGCCCGGTTCGCGCCCGCGGCGACGGACAACGCGATCCGGGCGCGGCTGGCCCGGTTCCTGTTCAGGGGGGCGCGGGCGGACCGCCCGGCCGGGACGCTGTCCGGCGGGGAGCGCTTCCGTGCCGCGCTGGCGGCGCTGCTGCTCGCGGAGCCCGCTCCGCAGCTGCTGATGCTGGACGAGCCGACCAACAACCTGGACATGGCGAGCGTGCGCAGCCTGACGACGGCGCTGGAGGCGTACGAGGGGGCGCTGATCGTGGCCAGCCACGATGTGCGGTTCCTGGAGTCCGTCGGGATCACCCGCTGGCTGCTGCTCGACGGCGAGCTGCGGCCGACGACGCCCGAGGAGGTGGGTGCGCAGGCGGCCGAATGA
- a CDS encoding SsgA family sporulation/cell division regulator: MSTVIEQAVQARLVASAPQMESVPATLRYDRADPFAVSMEFPAPATLEGTEVSWAFARELLTEGMEAPAGVGDVRVRPYGYDRTVLEFHAVEGTAMVHIRTSELRRFLKRAEELVPAGREHLFMDLDEDLAELMRDAC; encoded by the coding sequence TTGTCCACCGTCATCGAGCAGGCCGTGCAGGCCCGTCTGGTCGCCTCGGCACCACAGATGGAATCCGTACCAGCGACCCTCCGCTACGACCGGGCCGATCCGTTCGCCGTCAGCATGGAGTTCCCGGCTCCGGCGACCCTGGAGGGCACCGAGGTGTCCTGGGCGTTCGCCCGCGAACTGCTCACGGAGGGCATGGAGGCGCCCGCGGGCGTGGGGGACGTGCGGGTACGGCCGTACGGCTACGACCGCACGGTGCTGGAGTTCCACGCCGTCGAGGGCACGGCGATGGTGCACATCCGCACCTCCGAGCTGCGGCGCTTCCTCAAGCGGGCCGAGGAGCTGGTGCCGGCCGGGCGCGAGCACCTCTTCATGGACCTGGACGAGGACCTCGCCGAGCTGATGCGCGACGCCTGCTGA
- a CDS encoding YciI family protein: MFVMELTYTAPVEQVDAFHAAHLDWLNRLYEEGVVIASGRKNPRDGGVLLAVGDDRARIEAIAAADPFVTGGVCTYRITEFVATKTAPELGRYKQQPPAGNA, from the coding sequence ATGTTCGTCATGGAGTTGACCTACACCGCGCCCGTCGAGCAGGTGGACGCGTTCCACGCGGCTCATCTGGACTGGCTGAACCGCCTGTACGAGGAGGGCGTGGTCATCGCGTCCGGCCGCAAGAACCCGCGCGACGGCGGGGTGCTGCTGGCCGTCGGGGACGACCGGGCGCGGATCGAGGCGATCGCGGCGGCCGACCCCTTCGTCACCGGTGGTGTGTGCACGTACCGGATCACGGAGTTCGTCGCGACGAAGACGGCACCGGAGCTGGGGCGCTACAAGCAGCAGCCGCCCGCCGGGAACGCCTGA
- a CDS encoding endonuclease V, producing MTTIRTPADEAEARAVQDELRARVLLDEPGPPPGSGLVTGVDVAYDDERDVVVAAAVVLDARTLTVVEETTATGKVAFPYVPGLLAFREIPTVLAALESLTAGPGLVVCDGYGRAHPRRFGLASHLGVLTGLPVIGVAKNPFTFAYEEPAAARGSFSPLVADDGEELGRALRTREGVKPVYVSVGHRVSLDNACAHTLALAPEFRLPETTRRADALCRRALRETTG from the coding sequence ATGACCACCATCAGGACACCCGCCGACGAGGCCGAGGCCAGGGCCGTCCAGGACGAGCTGCGCGCCCGTGTCCTCCTCGACGAGCCGGGACCGCCGCCGGGCAGCGGTCTGGTCACCGGCGTCGACGTGGCCTACGACGACGAGCGCGACGTCGTCGTCGCGGCCGCCGTCGTCCTCGACGCCCGTACGCTCACGGTCGTCGAGGAGACCACCGCGACCGGCAAGGTCGCCTTCCCGTACGTGCCGGGGCTGCTCGCCTTCCGTGAGATCCCGACCGTGCTGGCCGCGCTGGAGTCCCTCACCGCCGGCCCCGGGCTGGTCGTCTGCGACGGCTACGGCCGGGCGCATCCGCGGCGGTTCGGCCTTGCCAGCCACCTCGGTGTGCTCACCGGGCTGCCGGTGATCGGCGTCGCCAAGAACCCCTTCACCTTCGCGTACGAGGAGCCGGCCGCGGCGCGCGGCAGCTTCTCGCCGCTGGTAGCGGACGACGGCGAGGAGCTCGGCCGTGCGCTGCGCACCCGTGAGGGCGTCAAGCCCGTCTACGTCTCCGTCGGTCACCGCGTGTCCCTCGACAACGCCTGCGCCCACACCCTCGCCCTGGCCCCTGAGTTCCGCCTTCCGGAGACGACGCGCCGGGCGGACGCGCTGTGCCGGCGGGCGCTGAGGGAGACGACGGGCTGA
- a CDS encoding trans-acting enoyl reductase family protein — translation MNSQQGHTRNGPERPYDIVLFGATGFVGRLTAEYFAAHAPAGCRWAVAGRSEAKLERLRERLTAIDPGCARLPLITADASDPESMRELAESTWVVATTVGPYVWYGEPLVAACAEAGTDYADLTGEEEFVDTVFVRHDARARETGARLVHACGFDSVPHDLGAYFTVQQLPQDVPLRVDGFVSGGGMFSGGTFASAVTIMGRQREALRAARERRLHEPRLVGRRARAPLGAPRFSRETGAWALPLPTLDPRIVARSAAGLERYGPDFRYRHYASVRTLPVALAAPAALGALAALAQVPPAREWLMSRYEPGRGPGAEQRERSWFRVRFVGEGGGRRVFTEVSGGDPGYGETAKMLAESALSLALDELPPTAGQVTTAVAMGDALLRRLRDAGIEFRVAHTR, via the coding sequence GTGAACAGTCAGCAGGGACACACCCGGAACGGCCCCGAGCGGCCGTACGACATCGTCCTCTTCGGGGCCACCGGCTTCGTCGGCAGGCTCACCGCGGAGTACTTCGCCGCCCATGCGCCCGCGGGCTGCCGCTGGGCCGTCGCCGGTCGCAGCGAGGCGAAGCTGGAGCGGCTGCGCGAGCGGCTCACCGCGATCGACCCCGGCTGCGCGCGGCTGCCCCTGATCACCGCCGACGCCTCCGACCCGGAGTCCATGCGCGAGCTGGCCGAGTCGACGTGGGTCGTGGCCACGACCGTCGGCCCCTATGTGTGGTACGGGGAGCCGCTCGTCGCCGCCTGCGCCGAGGCCGGGACGGACTACGCCGACCTCACCGGCGAGGAGGAGTTCGTCGACACCGTCTTCGTACGGCACGACGCACGCGCCCGCGAGACCGGCGCACGGCTCGTGCACGCGTGCGGATTCGACTCGGTGCCGCACGATCTGGGCGCGTACTTCACCGTCCAGCAGCTGCCACAGGACGTGCCGCTGCGGGTCGACGGTTTCGTCAGCGGCGGCGGGATGTTCTCCGGCGGCACCTTCGCCTCCGCCGTCACCATCATGGGCCGGCAGCGCGAGGCCCTGCGGGCGGCGCGGGAGCGGCGGCTGCACGAGCCGCGGCTGGTGGGCCGGCGGGCCAGGGCACCGCTCGGGGCCCCGCGCTTCAGCCGGGAGACCGGTGCGTGGGCGCTGCCGCTGCCGACGCTCGACCCGCGGATCGTCGCGCGCTCGGCGGCGGGCCTGGAGCGGTACGGCCCCGACTTCCGGTACCGCCACTACGCCTCGGTCCGCACGCTCCCCGTCGCCCTCGCGGCACCGGCCGCGCTCGGCGCCCTCGCAGCGCTCGCCCAGGTCCCGCCCGCGCGGGAGTGGCTGATGAGCCGTTACGAGCCGGGCCGCGGCCCTGGCGCGGAGCAGCGCGAACGCAGCTGGTTCCGGGTGCGCTTCGTCGGCGAGGGCGGCGGGCGGCGGGTCTTCACGGAGGTGTCCGGCGGCGATCCCGGTTACGGCGAGACGGCGAAGATGCTGGCCGAGTCCGCGCTCAGCCTGGCGCTCGACGAGCTGCCGCCGACGGCGGGGCAGGTGACGACGGCGGTCGCGATGGGGGACGCGTTGCTGCGGCGCCTGCGGGACGCGGGGATCGAGTTCCGGGTGGCGCACACGCGGTAG
- a CDS encoding MmcQ/YjbR family DNA-binding protein translates to MAAPPKAALAKWEKVRSFALGLPGAGEEFPWGETVVKVNKKVFVFLGVTDGSYPLGMGVKLKDEAMHAHALSCPGAAPSGYGLGKAGWVQIPLAQKGAPGAEVLCDWVEESYRAIATKKLIAELDAR, encoded by the coding sequence ATGGCGGCACCACCGAAGGCGGCCCTGGCGAAATGGGAGAAGGTGCGGTCCTTTGCCCTGGGACTGCCGGGTGCGGGCGAGGAGTTTCCCTGGGGCGAGACCGTCGTCAAGGTCAACAAGAAGGTCTTCGTCTTCCTCGGTGTGACCGACGGCAGTTATCCCCTCGGGATGGGCGTCAAGCTCAAGGACGAGGCGATGCACGCCCATGCCCTGTCCTGCCCGGGCGCGGCGCCGTCGGGATACGGCCTGGGCAAGGCGGGGTGGGTGCAGATCCCGCTGGCGCAGAAGGGCGCTCCCGGTGCCGAAGTGCTCTGCGACTGGGTTGAGGAGAGCTACCGCGCCATCGCCACGAAGAAGCTGATCGCGGAGCTGGACGCGCGCTGA
- a CDS encoding CaiB/BaiF CoA transferase family protein has protein sequence MLHQLCHTAGGLMAARTSGSGGPGDELRGAPGDGGDGPGDGLGEGPGEGPGGSGPLAGVRVVELAGIGPGPFAAMLLADLGADVVRVDRPGGAGLAINPAYDLTNRNKRSVLIDLKADGGPAQVLDLAERADVLIEGYRPGVAERLGVGPEQCHARNPRLVYGRMTGWGQEGPLAQRAGHDITYIALTGTLGMIGKPDEAPAVPANLLGDYAGGSLYLVIGLLAALQHARTPGGTGQVVDAAIVDGAAHLATMIHGMVAAGGWQDRRGANLLDGGCPFYGNYATADGGYMAVGPLEQRFYDQFIELLGIGDEAPARKDFARWGELRAAVAARFLAKTRAEWTAVFEGSDACVAPVLSLAEAPSHPHLAARGTFTDHGGITQPAPAPRFSATPGSVRRPPALPGADTEEVARDWDVPTIRPDFRQQGGEQQR, from the coding sequence ATGTTACATCAGTTGTGTCATACCGCTGGGGGCTTGATGGCAGCGAGAACGAGCGGTTCCGGCGGTCCCGGCGACGAGCTCCGCGGCGCACCCGGCGACGGTGGGGACGGGCCCGGCGACGGCCTCGGCGAGGGGCCCGGCGAGGGGCCCGGCGGCAGCGGCCCACTGGCCGGAGTGCGCGTCGTCGAGCTGGCGGGGATCGGCCCCGGGCCCTTCGCCGCCATGCTCCTCGCCGACCTCGGCGCCGATGTCGTCCGGGTCGACCGGCCCGGCGGCGCGGGCCTCGCGATCAACCCGGCGTACGACCTCACGAACCGCAACAAACGGTCCGTACTGATCGACCTCAAGGCCGACGGCGGCCCCGCACAGGTCCTCGACCTGGCCGAGCGCGCCGACGTCCTGATCGAGGGATACCGCCCGGGGGTCGCCGAGCGGCTCGGCGTCGGCCCCGAGCAGTGCCACGCCCGCAACCCCCGGCTGGTCTACGGGCGGATGACCGGCTGGGGCCAGGAGGGCCCGCTCGCCCAGCGCGCGGGCCACGACATCACCTACATCGCCCTGACCGGCACCCTCGGCATGATCGGCAAGCCGGACGAGGCGCCCGCCGTCCCCGCCAACCTCCTCGGCGACTACGCGGGCGGCTCGCTCTACCTCGTCATCGGCCTGCTCGCCGCACTCCAGCACGCCCGCACCCCCGGCGGCACCGGCCAGGTCGTGGACGCGGCGATCGTCGACGGCGCCGCGCACCTCGCCACCATGATCCACGGGATGGTGGCCGCCGGAGGATGGCAGGACCGCCGCGGTGCCAATCTCCTCGACGGCGGCTGCCCCTTCTACGGGAACTACGCGACCGCCGACGGGGGATACATGGCGGTGGGCCCCCTGGAGCAGCGGTTCTACGACCAGTTCATCGAGCTGCTCGGCATCGGGGACGAGGCCCCGGCGCGCAAGGACTTCGCCCGCTGGGGCGAGCTGCGCGCTGCCGTCGCCGCCCGCTTCCTCGCGAAGACCCGGGCGGAGTGGACCGCGGTCTTCGAGGGCTCCGACGCCTGCGTCGCGCCCGTGCTGTCGCTCGCCGAGGCCCCCTCGCATCCGCATCTCGCGGCCCGCGGCACCTTTACCGACCACGGGGGCATCACCCAGCCGGCCCCCGCGCCACGCTTCTCCGCGACCCCGGGCTCCGTACGCAGGCCGCCGGCCCTCCCCGGCGCGGACACCGAAGAGGTCGCGCGCGACTGGGACGTACCGACTATCCGGCCGGATTTCCGGCAGCAGGGCGGGGAGCAGCAGCGATGA
- a CDS encoding acyl-CoA dehydrogenase family protein: MKRQIFGADHEAFREIVRTFLAKEVLPHYDQWEKDGIVPRESWRAAGRQGLLGLAVPEEYGGGGNADFRYSAVLAEEFARAGAAGLAIGLHNDIIGPYLTSLATEEQKRRWLPGFCSGEIITAIAMTEPGAGSDLQGIRTTAEDRGDHWLLNGSKTFISNGILADLVIVVAKTTPEGGAKGLSLLVVERGTAGFERGRNLDKIGQKAQDTAELFFTDVRVPKENLLGELNGAFVHLMTNLAQERLNIAVAGIAAAEYLLEITTRYVKEREAFGRPLAKLQHVRFEIAEMATECAVTRTFLDRCIVDHSDGELDAVHASMAKWWATELQKRVADRCLQLHGGYGYMSEYRVAKAFTDGRIQTIYGGTTEIMKEIIGRSLLS, encoded by the coding sequence ATGAAACGGCAGATCTTCGGCGCCGACCACGAGGCGTTCCGCGAGATAGTGCGCACGTTCCTCGCCAAGGAGGTGCTGCCCCACTACGACCAGTGGGAGAAGGACGGCATCGTCCCGCGCGAGTCCTGGCGCGCGGCGGGCCGCCAGGGCCTGCTCGGCCTCGCGGTCCCCGAGGAGTACGGAGGCGGTGGGAACGCCGACTTCCGCTACAGCGCGGTGCTCGCCGAGGAGTTCGCCCGCGCGGGCGCGGCCGGCCTCGCGATCGGCCTGCACAACGACATCATCGGGCCCTATCTCACCTCGCTCGCGACCGAGGAGCAGAAGCGGCGCTGGCTGCCGGGCTTCTGCAGCGGCGAGATCATCACGGCCATCGCCATGACCGAGCCGGGCGCGGGCTCGGACCTCCAGGGCATCCGGACCACCGCCGAGGACCGGGGCGACCACTGGCTGCTCAACGGCTCCAAGACGTTCATCTCCAACGGCATCCTCGCCGACCTGGTGATCGTCGTCGCGAAGACCACCCCCGAGGGCGGCGCCAAGGGGTTGTCGCTGCTCGTCGTCGAGCGCGGCACGGCGGGCTTCGAGCGCGGGCGCAATCTCGACAAGATCGGCCAGAAGGCCCAGGACACCGCGGAGCTCTTCTTCACCGACGTCCGCGTCCCGAAGGAGAACCTGCTCGGCGAGCTCAACGGCGCCTTCGTCCATCTGATGACCAACCTCGCCCAGGAGCGGCTGAACATCGCGGTGGCCGGTATCGCCGCGGCCGAGTACCTGCTGGAGATCACCACCCGGTACGTGAAGGAGCGCGAGGCGTTCGGGCGCCCGCTCGCCAAGCTCCAGCACGTTCGCTTCGAGATAGCCGAGATGGCCACCGAGTGCGCCGTCACCCGCACCTTCCTCGACCGCTGCATCGTCGACCACTCCGACGGGGAGCTCGACGCGGTGCACGCCTCGATGGCCAAGTGGTGGGCCACGGAACTGCAGAAGCGCGTCGCCGACCGCTGCCTCCAGTTGCACGGCGGATACGGCTACATGAGCGAGTACCGGGTCGCGAAGGCGTTCACGGACGGCCGTATCCAGACGATCTACGGAGGCACGACGGAGATCATGAAGGAGATCATCGGCCGCTCCCTGCTCTCCTGA